One window from the genome of Actinoplanes teichomyceticus ATCC 31121 encodes:
- a CDS encoding helix-turn-helix transcriptional regulator, with protein MQRDELADFLRRRRAAIRPAEVGIASGSRRRTTGLRREEVALLAGMSVDYVVRLEQGRSSQPSTQLLAALARALRLSDDERDHLFRLAGHQPPPADGAARIARAGLVRMLDLLGDAPALVISDLGEVLAQNRASILLAGDLTSFTGDRRYLIYRWFTEPAVRDFNPPQEWEHHARQYVADLRAAAGRRPGDPVVTRLVERLQAASVDFRRLWAEHQVKVRRADRKTFRHPRVGRLTMDCETLMTPDLGQQLLVLTPADDEARQRLELLRVLGVEEFPAALDEAVR; from the coding sequence ATGCAGCGTGACGAGCTCGCCGATTTCCTGCGCCGCCGCCGTGCGGCGATCCGTCCGGCCGAGGTGGGTATCGCCAGCGGCTCCCGGCGCCGCACCACCGGCCTGCGCCGGGAAGAGGTGGCGCTGCTCGCCGGCATGTCGGTGGACTATGTGGTCCGCCTGGAGCAGGGCCGCAGCAGCCAGCCCTCGACCCAGCTGCTGGCCGCGCTGGCCCGGGCCCTGCGCCTTTCCGACGACGAGCGCGATCATCTGTTCCGCCTCGCCGGGCACCAGCCGCCGCCCGCCGACGGCGCGGCGCGGATCGCACGCGCCGGCCTGGTGCGCATGCTCGATCTGCTTGGCGACGCTCCCGCGCTGGTCATTTCCGACCTGGGCGAGGTGCTCGCGCAGAACCGCGCCTCGATCCTGCTGGCCGGAGACCTGACGAGCTTCACCGGCGACCGCCGCTACCTGATCTACCGCTGGTTCACCGAGCCGGCCGTCCGCGACTTCAACCCGCCGCAGGAATGGGAGCATCACGCCCGGCAGTATGTGGCCGACCTGCGTGCGGCAGCCGGCCGTCGTCCCGGGGACCCGGTGGTCACCCGCCTTGTCGAGCGGCTGCAGGCGGCCAGCGTGGACTTCCGCCGCCTCTGGGCCGAGCACCAGGTGAAGGTCCGGCGTGCCGACCGGAAGACCTTCCGGCACCCGCGGGTGGGCCGGCTGACCATGGACTGCGAGACTCTGATGACCCCGGACCTGGGCCAGCAACTACTGGTGCTCACGCCGGCCGACGATGAGGCCCGGCAGCGCCTGGAGCTGCTGCGGGTTCTCGGCGTCGAGGAGTTTCCGGCGGCGCTCGACGAGGCCGTGC
- a CDS encoding aldo/keto reductase yields the protein MQTRTLGNTGPTVSALGLGAMGMSNGAYGAADRAESIATVHAALDAGVTLIDTSDHYGAGHNEMLLAEALRGRDRDSYVLSVKFGALVGPGGGFNGQDGRPVAVKNLLAHSLTRLGVDHIDIYRPARLDPAVPIEETVGAIKEMIDAGYVRHVGLSEVGADTIRRAHAVHPIADLQIEYSLVSRAVEAQVLPTLRDLGIGLTAYGVLSRGLISGHWNATEPRPGDHRTHLPRFSGENVRHNLALVEGLRQVAEAKGCTVAQLAIAWVAAQGADIVPLAGARTRSRLAEALPALDLTLTPEDLAEIERAVPKGAARGDRYPAALMSGVGVGN from the coding sequence ATGCAGACACGAACCTTGGGAAACACCGGTCCGACCGTCTCCGCCCTCGGCCTGGGCGCGATGGGCATGTCGAACGGCGCGTACGGCGCCGCCGATCGCGCCGAGAGCATCGCCACGGTGCACGCCGCGCTGGATGCCGGCGTCACCCTGATCGACACCAGTGACCACTACGGCGCCGGCCACAACGAGATGTTGCTGGCCGAGGCGCTGCGCGGCCGGGACCGCGACAGTTATGTGCTGAGTGTCAAGTTCGGCGCGCTGGTGGGGCCGGGCGGCGGGTTCAACGGGCAGGACGGCCGGCCGGTGGCGGTGAAGAACCTGCTGGCCCACTCGCTGACCCGGCTGGGCGTCGACCACATCGACATCTACCGCCCGGCCCGGCTGGATCCGGCGGTGCCGATCGAGGAGACGGTCGGCGCGATCAAAGAGATGATCGACGCCGGGTATGTGCGGCACGTCGGCCTCTCCGAGGTTGGTGCCGACACGATCCGCCGGGCGCACGCTGTGCATCCGATCGCCGACCTACAGATCGAGTATTCGCTGGTGTCGCGCGCGGTGGAGGCGCAGGTGCTGCCGACGTTGCGCGATCTGGGGATCGGGCTGACGGCGTACGGGGTGCTCAGCCGGGGTCTGATCTCCGGGCACTGGAACGCCACGGAGCCGCGCCCCGGCGACCACCGGACCCACCTGCCCCGGTTCTCCGGCGAGAACGTGCGGCACAACCTGGCCCTGGTGGAAGGCCTGCGCCAGGTCGCCGAGGCGAAGGGCTGCACGGTCGCGCAGCTGGCCATCGCCTGGGTGGCCGCGCAGGGCGCGGACATCGTGCCGCTGGCCGGCGCGCGCACCCGCTCACGGCTGGCCGAGGCGCTGCCGGCGCTGGATCTCACGCTCACCCCCGAGGACCTGGCCGAGATCGAGCGGGCGGTGCCGAAGGGCGCGGCACGCGGCGACCGCTACCCCGCCGCCCTGATGTCCGGCGTCGGCGTCGGCAACTGA
- a CDS encoding AI-2E family transporter — MSWTQTVRERTRATLAAAANRNAPPPFTVGPDLQDTAPPVVVVNNRSSSADVLPSGVRTAGAWAWRFILFVVATYLFLRVIALLHVVLIPVAVALLLAALFQPASAALVRRGMSRSLAAGLVLIAALVLVFGGLGLIVRTFLNQFDNLSSQVSDGIAEVQRWLERGPLHVTDAQLSQYVDRIRESVTASQGSITTGALNTAATVGEVVTGFFLVLFTLFFFLRDGGQIWSFLCRLLPREARVPTARAGHYSWHTLVSYVRATVLVAFVDAVGIGIGLLVLRVPMAVPLAALVFLSAFVPVVGATLSGAVAVLVALVANGPVTAISVLAVVIAVQQLEGHVLQPLIMGRAVALHPLSVILAIACGVVVAGVIGGLIAVPLLAVLNTAIRYLVHHPSGEPTPDREPPGTEPTDEQLEEAQDRAEEARREADPANPPPVSTSVASARG, encoded by the coding sequence ATGAGCTGGACACAGACGGTCCGGGAGCGTACCCGGGCCACACTCGCCGCGGCGGCGAACCGTAACGCGCCACCGCCGTTCACGGTGGGGCCGGACCTGCAGGACACCGCGCCGCCCGTGGTGGTGGTCAACAACCGATCGTCCAGCGCTGACGTGCTGCCCAGCGGAGTCCGCACGGCTGGCGCCTGGGCTTGGCGTTTCATCCTGTTCGTCGTCGCCACGTACCTGTTCCTGCGGGTGATCGCGCTGCTGCACGTGGTGCTCATCCCGGTCGCGGTCGCGCTGCTGCTGGCCGCGCTCTTCCAGCCGGCCAGCGCCGCGCTGGTGCGGCGCGGCATGTCCCGGTCGCTGGCCGCCGGGCTGGTGCTGATCGCCGCGCTGGTGCTGGTCTTCGGCGGTCTCGGGCTGATCGTGCGCACCTTCCTCAACCAGTTCGACAACCTCTCCTCGCAGGTCAGCGACGGCATCGCCGAGGTCCAGCGGTGGTTGGAACGCGGCCCGCTGCACGTCACCGACGCACAGCTGAGCCAGTACGTCGACCGGATCCGCGAGTCGGTCACCGCCAGCCAGGGATCGATCACCACCGGGGCGCTGAACACGGCGGCGACCGTGGGTGAGGTGGTGACCGGCTTCTTCCTCGTGCTGTTCACACTGTTCTTCTTCCTGCGTGACGGCGGGCAGATCTGGTCGTTCCTGTGCCGGCTGCTGCCGCGCGAGGCCCGGGTGCCTACCGCGCGCGCCGGGCACTACTCGTGGCACACCCTGGTGTCGTACGTGCGGGCCACCGTGCTGGTCGCGTTCGTCGACGCGGTCGGCATCGGCATCGGCCTTCTCGTTCTGCGCGTGCCGATGGCGGTGCCGCTGGCCGCGCTGGTCTTCCTCAGCGCCTTCGTCCCGGTCGTCGGCGCGACCCTCAGCGGCGCGGTAGCGGTGCTGGTCGCGCTCGTGGCGAACGGCCCGGTGACCGCGATCAGCGTGCTCGCCGTGGTGATCGCGGTCCAGCAGCTGGAGGGCCACGTCCTACAGCCACTGATCATGGGCCGCGCGGTGGCGCTGCACCCGCTGTCGGTGATCCTGGCGATCGCGTGCGGCGTCGTGGTGGCCGGTGTCATCGGTGGTCTGATCGCGGTGCCGCTGCTCGCGGTGCTGAACACCGCGATCCGCTACCTGGTGCACCATCCGTCCGGGGAGCCCACCCCGGACCGTGAGCCGCCCGGCACCGAGCCGACCGACGAGCAGCTGGAGGAGGCGCAGGACCGAGCCGAGGAGGCACGTCGCGAGGCCGACCCCGCCAATCCGCCCCCGGTGAGCACGTCGGTGGCGTCGGCACGGGGCTGA
- a CDS encoding alpha/beta fold hydrolase translates to MTAERIVLVGGLWLDPARWHDVVAELAARGRDAVAVTLPVHRSATLEDQVAAVLAAVDAAPGPAVVAGHSAACGLAWLAADARPERVSRVAMIGGYPREDGQSYGDFFEISEGWMPFPGWAAFDGPDSADLDERARQEFESGAVPVPEGVARGRIRYTDQRRYDVPVVMICPEYSPEQAREWITAGRLPELSRAKHVDLVDIESGHWPMLTRPAELARILAAL, encoded by the coding sequence ATGACTGCAGAACGGATCGTCCTCGTCGGTGGCCTGTGGCTGGACCCGGCGAGGTGGCACGATGTCGTCGCCGAGCTGGCCGCGCGGGGCCGCGACGCGGTCGCGGTGACCCTTCCCGTGCACCGGTCGGCGACCCTCGAGGACCAGGTCGCGGCGGTCCTCGCCGCGGTCGACGCGGCGCCCGGCCCGGCCGTCGTGGCCGGACACTCGGCCGCGTGCGGGCTGGCCTGGCTGGCGGCCGACGCGCGCCCGGAGCGGGTGTCGCGGGTGGCCATGATCGGCGGATACCCGCGCGAGGACGGCCAGAGCTACGGCGACTTCTTCGAGATCAGCGAGGGGTGGATGCCGTTCCCCGGCTGGGCGGCGTTCGACGGACCGGACTCCGCGGACCTGGACGAGCGGGCACGCCAGGAGTTCGAGTCCGGGGCCGTCCCGGTCCCGGAGGGCGTCGCCCGGGGCCGCATCCGGTACACCGACCAGCGGCGGTACGACGTGCCCGTGGTGATGATCTGCCCGGAGTACTCCCCGGAGCAGGCCCGCGAGTGGATCACCGCGGGCAGGCTGCCCGAGCTTTCCCGCGCCAAGCACGTCGACCTGGTCGACATCGAGTCCGGGCACTGGCCGATGCTGACCCGCCCGGCCGAACTGGCCCGGATCCTGGCGGCGCTCTGA
- a CDS encoding helix-turn-helix transcriptional regulator, whose amino-acid sequence MEILQARPGTTAQQLAAALEVTERAARRYVGILREAGIPVESVRGPYGGYRLGRGARLPPVVFTEEQALALVMAVLDGRPAAGDGDDPVGAALGKVIRALPEGIGRQAAALRAYAAVAPGPSAARTDPATASALVAAVADRRRVVLAYRGPDGGAFDDEVDPWAVVVRHGRWYLLCHSHRAAAVRTYRVDRVREVRRTARRCAPPDGLDPVAALEEHLGSGWRYPTRVRFDAPADRVAPWIRPPMGRLEPDGDRCVLTGSTRNPAMYAQEWLAAVPFGFTVEEGPELRAAVAAVAARFGAATVPAAASG is encoded by the coding sequence ATGGAGATCCTGCAGGCCCGGCCGGGGACGACCGCGCAGCAGCTGGCCGCGGCGCTGGAGGTGACCGAGCGCGCCGCCCGGCGCTACGTCGGCATCCTGCGCGAGGCCGGCATCCCGGTCGAGTCGGTCCGTGGCCCGTACGGCGGTTACCGGCTCGGCCGCGGCGCCCGGCTGCCCCCGGTCGTCTTCACCGAGGAGCAGGCGCTCGCTCTGGTGATGGCGGTGCTGGACGGGCGGCCGGCGGCCGGCGACGGCGACGATCCGGTCGGCGCGGCGCTCGGCAAGGTGATCCGGGCGCTGCCGGAGGGCATCGGACGGCAGGCGGCGGCGCTGCGGGCGTACGCCGCGGTCGCGCCCGGCCCGAGCGCGGCCCGCACCGATCCGGCCACCGCGAGCGCCCTGGTCGCCGCCGTCGCCGACCGGCGGCGGGTGGTGCTCGCCTACCGCGGGCCGGACGGCGGCGCGTTCGACGACGAGGTGGACCCGTGGGCGGTCGTCGTGCGCCACGGCCGGTGGTATCTGCTGTGCCATTCGCACCGCGCCGCAGCGGTCCGGACCTACCGGGTGGACCGGGTCCGCGAGGTGCGCCGGACCGCGCGGCGGTGCGCCCCGCCGGACGGGCTGGACCCGGTCGCCGCGCTGGAGGAGCACCTCGGCTCCGGATGGAGATACCCGACCCGGGTACGGTTCGACGCGCCCGCGGACCGGGTGGCGCCGTGGATCCGGCCGCCGATGGGCCGTCTGGAGCCGGACGGTGACCGGTGCGTGCTGACCGGCAGCACCCGCAACCCGGCGATGTACGCGCAGGAGTGGCTGGCCGCCGTCCCCTTCGGCTTCACCGTCGAGGAGGGCCCGGAGTTGCGGGCGGCGGTGGCCGCGGTCGCCGCCCGGTTCGGCGCGGCCACGGTTCCGGCGGCGGCGAGTGGGTAA
- a CDS encoding histidine phosphatase family protein: MREFAWLGIVRHGQSIGNVAAERAERTNAEVIDLAERDADVPLSATGRDQALALGKFLAKEDDLPEIAVVSPYLRARQTAELALSGLPVSVVVDERLRDRELGVLDLLTNAGVHARLPGEAHRRARLGKFYYRPPGGESWADVLLRLRSLLRDLREDYPGGRVLLVAHEATVWLIRSLAEGLTEPELMPLARAEAIANCSISSWRGDGAGLTPERFNAVGHLEDHGAPPTEQEDVRAEPA, from the coding sequence ATGAGGGAGTTCGCGTGGCTGGGCATCGTGCGTCATGGGCAGAGCATCGGCAACGTCGCCGCTGAACGGGCGGAGCGGACGAACGCCGAGGTGATCGACCTGGCCGAGCGGGACGCCGACGTGCCGCTGTCGGCCACCGGCCGCGACCAGGCCCTGGCGCTCGGCAAGTTCCTCGCCAAGGAGGACGACCTGCCGGAGATCGCCGTCGTCTCGCCGTACCTGCGCGCCCGGCAGACCGCCGAGCTCGCGCTGAGCGGCCTGCCGGTCTCGGTGGTCGTGGACGAGCGGCTGCGCGACCGCGAGCTCGGCGTGCTCGACCTGCTCACCAACGCGGGCGTGCACGCCCGCCTGCCCGGCGAGGCCCACCGCCGCGCCCGGCTCGGCAAGTTCTACTACCGGCCGCCCGGCGGGGAGAGTTGGGCCGACGTGCTGCTGCGCCTGCGGTCGCTGCTGCGGGACCTGCGCGAGGACTACCCGGGTGGCCGCGTGCTGCTCGTCGCGCACGAGGCGACGGTCTGGCTGATCCGCTCGCTCGCCGAGGGCCTGACCGAGCCGGAGCTGATGCCGCTGGCCCGCGCCGAGGCGATCGCCAACTGCTCGATCAGCTCGTGGCGCGGCGACGGCGCCGGGCTGACACCGGAACGCTTCAACGCGGTGGGGCACCTGGAGGACCACGGCGCTCCGCCGACCGAACAGGAGGACGTCCGTGCCGAACCAGCATGA
- a CDS encoding NAD(P)H-hydrate dehydratase, with product MPNQHERGEVITPRLLRDWPLPDPQGDKQARGTVLVVGGSRFNPGAVLLAGEAALRSGAGRLQLAVTGETAIPLSIAVPEAKVVGFPAGDGTLPEQVTELAAGADVIAIGPGLDDIGQTEALMRQILGAAGPGTGVVLDAYALGALSKDASLLRQRRAVLTPNVTEAEHLLGREPGDDLAAASRALAERYQAVVSLFGHIAEPGGRLWREESGDAGLGTSGSGDVRAGIVAGLLGRGADPAQAACWAAFAHAVTGQRLAPRHGRTGFLARELVDEVAYTIATV from the coding sequence GTGCCGAACCAGCATGAGCGGGGCGAGGTGATCACGCCGCGGCTGCTGCGTGACTGGCCCCTGCCCGATCCGCAGGGTGACAAGCAGGCCCGCGGTACGGTCCTGGTGGTGGGCGGTTCCCGGTTCAACCCGGGCGCGGTCCTGCTGGCCGGCGAGGCCGCCCTGCGCTCCGGCGCCGGCCGCCTGCAGCTGGCGGTCACCGGCGAGACCGCGATCCCGCTGAGCATCGCCGTTCCGGAGGCCAAGGTGGTCGGCTTCCCGGCCGGCGACGGGACCCTGCCCGAGCAGGTCACCGAGCTCGCCGCCGGCGCCGACGTGATCGCCATCGGCCCGGGGCTCGACGACATCGGGCAGACCGAGGCGCTGATGCGGCAGATCCTCGGCGCGGCCGGGCCGGGGACCGGGGTCGTCCTGGACGCGTACGCCCTGGGCGCGCTGAGCAAGGACGCGAGTCTGCTGCGGCAGCGCCGCGCCGTCCTCACCCCGAACGTCACCGAGGCGGAGCATCTGCTGGGCCGGGAACCGGGCGACGATCTGGCGGCCGCGAGCCGCGCCCTGGCCGAGCGGTACCAGGCGGTCGTCTCGCTGTTCGGGCACATCGCCGAGCCCGGCGGCCGACTCTGGCGGGAGGAGAGCGGCGACGCCGGCCTGGGCACCTCGGGCAGCGGCGACGTGCGCGCCGGGATCGTCGCGGGCCTGCTCGGCCGGGGCGCGGACCCGGCGCAGGCGGCGTGCTGGGCGGCCTTCGCGCACGCGGTCACCGGCCAGCGGCTGGCGCCGCGACACGGCCGCACCGGCTTCCTGGCCCGCGAGCTGGTCGACGAGGTCGCCTACACGATCGCCACCGTCTGA
- a CDS encoding putative bifunctional diguanylate cyclase/phosphodiesterase has translation MARTGPHRAGARLTAIAMLAVVAEVLLIPLGTYVAFSKLLVWVPATAALAVAVAAARTAAAGTDGPLRTFWRRTSTGIAAVLLAALSQIADITTHPYTGIPPVSARTLLCYVAGTSLVIAGLLRLPGGGSSWRQLTTAVLDVAVVAVTAGIAASQYMGWFNDRFGVSASAWWMNIAVLAIAVAGVVVVIKIMAARRSPVPRAALWWLAPLGLVGPLSTVLMTLLKPWPHLNGSAAVLPLVGLFATLAARAQWRQAPGRGTRARQPVDLPGHQRGSAIPLVAAGLTSVLVAIVFVRTGHLGAAQVAGTTLLLLLVVARQAVALAENSTLLDSVAHQAMHDELTGLYSRRYFTAAVAAATGTHTVVLIDLKEFRSINDGLGPAAGDALLVAFAGRLTALAGHHAVVARLGGDEFGVLVAGATDLTSRLVAANAEPLDAAGHDVLVEVSVGVAEGALDLYRQAEIALREAAAGTGGGLVRYDASLEQRLTRRATIAADLRRALHTGELYLLYQPIVELPHGRPIAVESLIRWRQPDGRIVSPADFIPVAEDTGLIVELGAWIIDTACAQAAAWRQRHGADALRSVAVNVSARQLLDPALPDVVAAALARHGVPAAQLTIEITETAVFAGGRALATVHALSRLGVSIALDDFGTGHSSLGLLRTCPVDAIKVDKSFVDGLGGTPQQEAIAIALTGIAETMGLRTVAEGVETAEQARRLFELGYRQAQGFHFARPLPAADIDAMLPDGGAAASRRRDRAA, from the coding sequence ATGGCTCGGACAGGCCCGCATCGTGCGGGGGCCCGGCTCACCGCGATCGCGATGCTGGCGGTCGTCGCCGAGGTGCTGCTGATCCCGCTCGGCACGTACGTCGCGTTCTCGAAGCTGCTGGTCTGGGTCCCGGCCACGGCCGCGCTGGCGGTCGCGGTCGCCGCCGCGCGCACGGCCGCGGCCGGGACCGACGGCCCGCTGCGTACGTTCTGGCGCCGCACGTCGACCGGCATCGCCGCCGTGCTGCTGGCGGCGTTGAGCCAGATCGCCGACATCACCACGCACCCGTACACCGGCATCCCGCCGGTCAGCGCCCGCACCCTGCTCTGCTACGTCGCCGGCACGTCCCTGGTGATCGCCGGACTGCTGCGCCTGCCGGGCGGCGGCAGCTCGTGGCGGCAGCTCACCACCGCCGTGCTGGACGTGGCGGTCGTCGCGGTCACCGCCGGGATCGCCGCGTCGCAGTACATGGGCTGGTTCAACGACCGGTTCGGGGTCAGCGCCTCGGCGTGGTGGATGAACATCGCCGTGCTGGCGATCGCCGTGGCCGGCGTGGTCGTGGTCATCAAGATCATGGCGGCGCGCCGCAGCCCGGTGCCGCGCGCCGCGCTGTGGTGGCTGGCCCCGCTCGGGCTCGTCGGGCCGCTGTCCACGGTGCTGATGACCCTGCTCAAGCCGTGGCCGCACCTCAACGGCAGCGCCGCGGTGCTGCCGCTCGTCGGCCTGTTCGCCACGCTCGCCGCACGGGCCCAGTGGCGGCAGGCCCCCGGGCGCGGCACGCGCGCCCGGCAGCCGGTGGACCTGCCCGGACACCAGCGCGGCAGCGCGATCCCACTGGTCGCCGCCGGCCTGACCAGCGTGCTGGTCGCCATCGTCTTCGTGCGCACCGGCCACCTGGGCGCCGCCCAGGTGGCCGGGACCACCCTGTTGCTGCTGCTGGTCGTGGCCCGGCAGGCGGTCGCGCTGGCCGAGAACAGCACCCTGCTGGACAGCGTCGCCCACCAGGCCATGCACGACGAGCTCACCGGCCTGTACAGCCGCCGGTACTTCACCGCGGCGGTCGCCGCCGCCACCGGCACGCACACCGTGGTGCTGATCGACCTCAAGGAGTTCCGGTCGATCAACGACGGGCTGGGGCCGGCGGCCGGCGACGCGCTGCTGGTCGCGTTCGCCGGGCGGCTCACCGCGCTGGCCGGCCACCACGCGGTGGTGGCCCGGCTCGGCGGCGACGAGTTCGGCGTGCTGGTGGCCGGGGCCACCGATCTGACCTCCCGCCTGGTCGCGGCGAACGCCGAGCCGCTGGACGCGGCCGGCCACGACGTGCTGGTCGAGGTGTCGGTCGGCGTCGCCGAGGGGGCTCTCGACCTGTACCGGCAGGCCGAGATCGCGTTGCGGGAGGCGGCCGCCGGCACCGGCGGCGGGCTGGTCCGCTACGACGCCTCGCTGGAGCAGCGGCTGACCCGGCGCGCGACGATCGCCGCCGACCTGCGCCGGGCGCTGCACACCGGCGAGTTGTACCTGCTGTACCAGCCGATCGTCGAACTGCCGCACGGCCGGCCGATCGCGGTGGAGTCGCTGATCCGCTGGCGGCAGCCGGACGGCCGGATCGTGTCGCCGGCCGACTTCATCCCGGTCGCCGAGGACACCGGGCTGATCGTCGAGCTGGGCGCCTGGATCATCGACACGGCCTGCGCCCAGGCCGCCGCCTGGCGGCAGCGGCACGGCGCGGACGCGCTGCGGTCGGTGGCGGTCAACGTGTCGGCCCGGCAACTGCTCGATCCGGCCCTGCCGGACGTGGTCGCGGCCGCGCTGGCCCGGCACGGCGTCCCGGCCGCGCAGCTCACCATCGAGATCACCGAGACCGCGGTGTTCGCCGGCGGACGCGCGCTGGCCACCGTCCACGCGCTGTCCCGGCTGGGGGTCAGTATCGCCCTGGACGACTTCGGCACCGGGCACTCCTCGCTGGGCCTGCTGCGCACCTGCCCGGTGGACGCCATCAAGGTGGACAAGTCGTTCGTCGACGGGCTGGGCGGCACCCCGCAACAGGAGGCCATCGCGATCGCCCTGACCGGGATCGCCGAGACGATGGGCCTGCGCACCGTGGCCGAGGGTGTGGAGACCGCCGAGCAGGCGCGCCGGCTGTTCGAGCTGGGGTACCGCCAGGCGCAGGGCTTCCACTTCGCCCGCCCGCTGCCGGCGGCCGACATCGACGCGATGCTGCCGGACGGCGGCGCCGCGGCGTCGCGGCGGCGCGACCGCGCGGCCTGA
- a CDS encoding cupin domain-containing protein yields the protein MAAAASGSALARTVAAEPDEFAAAYWGRRPLLSRAADLGGPGGFTDLLSPAAVDELLSRRGLRTPFLRVARQGRMLPAARYTGGGGAGAEVADQVLDERVMRLYADGATVVLQGLHRLWPPLIEFTGRLGAELRRPLQVNAYLTPPSSQGFATHYDTHDVFVLQVDGAKRWCVHPPVLPDPVERQPWGGHADEVAATAEGEPALDVVLRPGDALYLPRGWLHSARTEGGRSLHLTVGIRGLTRYDLVEELMAEAMGEARLRATLPYGFDVADPDAVAAELTATVDALRSWLLTAGPAPITARLRDRAWPSARPAPLAPLAQLDFADALTPAAEVVVRGGLRWALDPAGDRVTLRLTGRFLDLPAECEPALRTVLDGARHRVGDLPLATDADRLVLVRRLLTEGVLVPAAGRTGRTGEGPG from the coding sequence ATGGCCGCGGCCGCGAGCGGCAGCGCGCTGGCCCGTACGGTCGCGGCGGAGCCGGATGAGTTCGCCGCCGCCTACTGGGGCCGGCGGCCACTGCTGTCCCGGGCCGCCGACCTCGGTGGCCCGGGCGGCTTCACCGACCTGCTCTCCCCGGCCGCGGTCGACGAGCTGCTCAGCCGGCGCGGCCTGCGCACCCCGTTCCTGCGGGTGGCGCGGCAGGGCCGGATGCTGCCCGCCGCGCGGTACACCGGCGGCGGGGGCGCCGGCGCCGAGGTCGCCGACCAGGTGCTCGACGAGCGGGTGATGCGCCTGTACGCCGACGGCGCCACCGTGGTGCTGCAGGGCCTGCACCGGCTCTGGCCGCCGCTGATCGAGTTCACCGGCCGGCTCGGCGCCGAGCTGCGCCGGCCACTGCAGGTCAACGCCTACCTGACGCCCCCGTCCAGTCAGGGCTTCGCGACCCACTACGACACGCACGACGTCTTCGTGCTCCAGGTCGACGGCGCGAAACGCTGGTGCGTGCACCCGCCCGTGCTGCCCGACCCGGTCGAGCGGCAGCCGTGGGGCGGGCACGCCGACGAGGTGGCGGCCACCGCCGAGGGCGAGCCCGCGCTGGACGTGGTGCTGCGCCCCGGCGACGCGCTCTACCTGCCCCGCGGCTGGCTGCACTCGGCCCGTACCGAGGGTGGCCGGTCCCTGCACCTGACCGTCGGTATCCGCGGCCTGACCCGGTACGACCTCGTCGAGGAGCTGATGGCCGAGGCGATGGGCGAGGCCCGGTTGCGGGCCACCCTGCCGTACGGATTCGACGTGGCCGACCCGGACGCCGTCGCCGCCGAGCTCACCGCGACCGTCGACGCGCTGCGCTCCTGGCTGCTGACCGCCGGCCCGGCGCCGATCACCGCCCGGCTGCGCGACCGGGCGTGGCCCTCGGCCCGGCCCGCGCCGCTCGCCCCGCTCGCCCAGCTCGACTTCGCCGACGCGCTCACCCCGGCCGCCGAGGTGGTGGTCCGGGGTGGCCTGCGCTGGGCGCTGGACCCCGCCGGTGACCGGGTGACGCTGCGGCTCACCGGCCGGTTCCTGGACCTGCCGGCGGAGTGCGAGCCGGCGCTGCGAACGGTGCTCGACGGCGCCCGGCACCGGGTCGGCGACCTGCCGCTGGCCACCGACGCCGACCGGCTGGTGCTGGTCCGCCGGCTGCTCACCGAGGGGGTGCTGGTGCCCGCGGCGGGGCGGACCGGGCGTACCGGGGAAGGTCCTGGCTGA